A section of the Engystomops pustulosus chromosome 3, aEngPut4.maternal, whole genome shotgun sequence genome encodes:
- the SYTL3 gene encoding synaptotagmin-like protein 3, translated as MAIDFNLSFLKELERERVLEVLFRDQTLQKAEEERIRKLKTHLQQLRWKGAKSAAREYQERSCARCQKALGRLLNRGAVCNGCSHRVCPECQVYRCNIVWKCTVCNAHGEVKIKTGEWFYEEREKKFPSAGKHETVGAKLLKSYQKMSKISVVPPTPPPFSEVTPGYNSVELGKSKNFNKSVENIFLSLTTQVKKISKSQNDMTDKFYLSTDYGKSKDRRKERRSHSDTAIHIASELKKSPSLHQLIHKAREEVHEIRSDPSQETKETDDPNKTLFFGSLKRSSMTSINSVSTDVGSIDNANVTGEIELAITYNQKTCTLEILIKACKNLAHGEEKKKKCNPYVKTYLLPDKSPSSKTKTSVRKNTVDPSFNECLKYTVDRSQLETRTLQISVWHAGRLKRKVFLGEVFIPLEFWDFEDNSTKSFAWYQLKAKPKRTEDLTLQYHGELCVRLRLEIPPFSRTFLYENLPDGTDVRHFEVVQLHVVIKSASNLSLRPDGFLSPFVKSCLVLTNKQEVKQKTPVLRRQPCPEWNHTMIYNITNPSDLRKSRLDLTVWDQGLNERFLGGATLSTGEDDSASDCHQSAHLLWEQLLSTPNEWMEESLLLQANKGIFHF; from the exons ATGGCTATTGATTTCAATCTCAGCTTTCTCAAGGAGCTTGAGAGGGAGAGGGTTTTGGAGGTCTTGTTTCGAGACCAAACTCTACAGAAGGCAGAAGAGGAAAGAATAAG AAAGCTGAAAACACATTTACAACAACTTCGATGGAAAGGGGCAAAAAGTGCAGCTAGAGAATACCAAGAGCGATCATGTGCTCGGTGCCAGAAAGCTCTGGGAAGGCTGCTGAACAGAGGCGCTGTCTGCAATGGCTGCAGTCACAGAGTGTGTCCGGAGTGCCAGGTTTACCGCTGCAATATTGTATGGAAATGTACAGTCTGCAATGCTCATGG GGAAGTCAAAATAAAGACTGGTGAATGGTTCTatgaagaaagagaaaaaaaatttccatctGCAG GAAAACATGAAACAGTTGGAGCAAAGCTCTTGAAGTCCTATCAAAAGATGAG TAAGATCTCAGTTGTTCCACCTACTCCGCCTCCTTTCTCCGAAGTAACTCCTGGGTATAACTCTGTG GAGCTCGGTAAatcaaaaaattttaataaatctgtggaaaatatttttctttctctAACAACCCAAGTAAAAA AAATTTCCAAGTCTCAAAATGATATGACAGATAAATTTTATCTAAGCACAGATTATGGAAAAAGTAAAGATAGAAGAAAGGAAAGGAGAAGTCACTCAGACACTGCCATCCATATAGCAAGTGAG TTGAAAAAGTCCCCAAGTCTACACCAGCTTATTCACAAAGCCAGAGAAGAAGTACATGAAATCAGAAGTGATCCAAGTCAAGAGACAAAGGAAACTGATGACCCAAACAAGACACTTTTCTTTGGAAGTTTGAAAAGG TCTAGCATGACAAGCATCAATAGTGTCAGCACTGACGTTGGCAGCATTGACAATGCCAATGTGACTGGAGAAATAGAACTTGCAATCACATACAACCAGAAGACCTGCACGCTGGAGATCCTGATCAAAGCATGTAAAAACTTAGCTCATggggaagagaagaagaagaaatgcAATCC GTATGTTAAGACTTACCTGCTTCCTGATAAATCTCCAAGCAGTAAAACAAAAACCAGTGTTAGGAAAAATACAGTTGATCCATCATTTAATGAATGTTTAAAG TATACAGTTGACCGCTCACAGCTGGAGACAAGAACTCTTCAGATATCAGTGTGGCATGCTGGCAGACTGAAGAGAAAAGTTTTCCTAGGAGAAGTGTTTATTCCATTGGAATTTTGGGATTTTGAGGACAATTCAACAAAATCATTTGCTTGGTACCAGCTGAAAGCAAAG cCAAAAAGGACTGAAGATCTGACATTACAATATCACGGAGAACTGTGTGTGAGACTCAGGCTTGAAATACCCCCATTTTCTAGAACGTTTCTGTATGAGAATTTACCAGATG GTACAGATGTAAGGCATTTTGAAGTGGTCCAGCTCCATGTTGTAATAAAAAGTGCCAGCAACTTGTCATTGAGACCAGATGGTTTTTTGAGCCCTTTTGTCAAAAG TTGTCTTGTTCTGACAAATAAGCAAGAAGTAAAGCAAAAGACTCCAGTGCTGAGAAGACAACCCTGTCCAGAATGGAATCACACAATGATTTATAATATAACTAATCCAAGTGATCTCAGAAAGTCTAGGCTGGACCTCACTGTATGGGATCAAGGCTTGAATGAGCGATTTCTTGGCGGAGCCACATTGAGCACAG GTGAGGATGACAGCGCCAGCGACTGCCACCAATCGGCGCATCTTTTATGGGAGCAGCTACTCAGTACACCAAATGAATGGATGGAAGAATCTCTTCTATTACAGGCCAACAAAGGGATTTTTCACTTTTGA